The following are encoded in a window of Peromyscus eremicus chromosome 12, PerEre_H2_v1, whole genome shotgun sequence genomic DNA:
- the Dyrk1a gene encoding dual specificity tyrosine-phosphorylation-regulated kinase 1A isoform X1: MHTGGETSACKPSSVRLAPSFSFHAAGLQMAGQMPHSHQYSDRRQPNLSDQQVSALSYSDQIQQPLTNQVMPDIVMLQRRMPQTFRDPATAPLRKLSVDLIKTYKHINEVYYAKKKRRHQQGQGDDSSHKKERKVYNDGYDDDNYDYIVKNGEKWMDRYEIDSLIGKGSFGQVVKAYDRVEQEWVAIKIIKNKKAFLNQAQIEVRLLELMNKHDTEMKYYIVHLKRHFMFRNHLCLVFEMLSYNLYDLLRNTNFRGVSLNLTRKFAQQMCTALLFLATPELSIIHCDLKPENILLCNPKRSAIKIVDFGSSCQLGQRIYQYIQSRFYRSPEVLLGMPYDLAIDMWSLGCILVEMHTGEPLFSGANEVDQMNKIVEVLGIPPAHILDQAPKARKFFEKLPDGTWNLKKTKDGKREYKPPGTRKLHNILGVETGGPGGRRAGESGHTVADYLKFKDLILRMLDYDPKTRIQPYYALQHSFFKKTADEGTNTSNSVSTSPAMEQSQSSGTTSSTSSSSGGSSGTSNSGRARSDPTHQHRHSGGHFTAAVQAMDCETHSPQVRQQFPAPLGWSGTEAPTQVTVETRPVQETTFHVAPPQNALHHHHGNSSHHHHHHHHHHHHHGQQALGNRTRPRVYNSPTNSSSTQDSMEVGHSHHSMTSLSSSTTSSSTSSSSTGNQGNQAYQNRPVAANALDFGQNGAMDVNLTVYSNPRQETGIAGHPAYQFSANTGPAHYMTEGHLTMRQGADREESPMTGVCVQQSPVASS; the protein is encoded by the exons GAGGAGAGACTTCAGCATGCAAACCTTCATCTGTTCGGCTTGCACCGTCATTTTCATTCCATGCTGCTGGCCTTCAGATGGCTGGACAGATGCCCCATTCACACCAGTACAGTGACCGTCGCCAGCCAAATCTAAGTGACCAGCAGGTTTCTGCCTTATCGTATTCTGACCAGATTCAGCAACCTCTAACTAACCAG GTGATGCCTGACATTGTCATGTTACAGAGGCGGATGCCCCAAACCTTTCGTGATCCAGCAACTGCTCCTTTGAGAAAACTTTCTGTCGACTTGATCAAAACATATAAGCATATTAATGAG GTTTACTATGCAAAAAAGAAGCGAAGACACCAACAAGGCCAGGGAGACGATTCCAGTCACAAGAAGGAGCGGAAGGTTTACAACGATGGTTATGATGATGATAACTATGATTATATTGTAAAAAACGGAGAAAAATGGATGGATCGTTATGAAATTGACTCCTTGATAGGCAAAGGTTCATTTGGACAG GTCGTAAAAGCCTACGATCGAGTGGAACAAGAATGGGTTGCCATTAAAATCATAAAGAACAAGAAAGCGTTTCTGAATCAAGCCCAGATCGAAGTGCGGCTGCTTGAGCTCATGAACAAGCATGACACTGAAATGAAGTACTACATAG tgcATTTGAAACGCCACTTTATGTTTCGAAACcatctttgtttagtttttgaaatgCTGTCCTATAATCTGTATGATTTGCTGAGGAACACCAACTTCCGAGGGGTCTCTTTGAACCTAACACGAAAGTTTGCACAGCAGATGTGCACAGCACTGCTTTTCCTTGCGACTCCAGAACTTAGTATCATTCACTGTGACCTAAAGCCTGAGAACATCCTCCTGTGCAACCCCAAACGAAGTGCAATCAAGATCGTCGATTTTGGCAGCTCTTGTCAGTTGGGGCAGAGG atatACCAATATATTCAGAGTCGCTTTTACCGGTCTCCAGAGGTGCTACTGGGAATGCCTTATGACCTTGCTATTGACATGTGGTCCCTTGGATGTATCTTGGTTGAAATGCATACTGGAGAGCCTCTGTTCAGTGGTGCCAATGAG GTGGATCAGATGAATAAAATAGTGGAGGTCCTGGGCATCCCGCCTGCTCATATCCTCGACCAGGCACCCAAAGCAAGGAAGTTCTTTGAGAAGTTGCCCGATGGCACCTGGAACCTAAAGAAGACCAAAGATGGAAAACGG GAGTACAAACCACCAGGAACCCGGAAACTTCATAATATTCTtggagtagagacaggaggacctggCGGACGGCGTGCTGGGGAATCGGGTCATACAGTAGCTGACTACTTGAAGTTCAAAGACCTCATTTTAAGGATGCTTGATTATGACCCCAAAACTCGGATTCAACCGTATTATGCCCTGCAGCACAGTTTTTTCAAGAAAACAGCTGATGAAGGTACAAACACAAGTAACAGTGTGTCCACCAGCCCTGCGATGGAGCAGTCTCAGTCTTCAGGCACCACCTCCAGCACATCGTCCAGCTCAG GTGGATCCTCGGGAACGAGCAACAGTGGGAGAGCCAGGTCGGACCCTACGCACCAGCATCGGCACAGCGGTGGACACTTCACGGCTGCTGTCCAGGCCATGGACTGTGAGACACACAGCCCCCAG GTGCGTCAGCAGTTCCCGGCTCCCCTGGGCTGGTCAGGCACTGAAGCTCCTACCCAAGTCACTGTTGAAACTCGTCCTGTTCAAGAAACAACCTTTCATGTAGCCCCTCCGCAGAATGCACTGCatcatcaccatggaaacagttcccatcaccaccaccaccaccatcaccaccaccaccaccatggacAGCAAGCCTTGGGTAACCGGACCAGGCCAAGGGTCTACAATTCTCCAACAAATAGCTCCTCTACCCAGGATTCTATGGAGGTTGGCCACAGTCACCACTCCATGACATCCCTGTCTTCCTCAACGACTTCTTCCTCGACATCTTCCTCCTCTACTGGTAATCAAGGCAATCAAGCCTATCAGAACCGCCCAGTGGCTGCTAATGCCTTGGACTTTGGACAGAATGGAGCTATGGACGTTAACTTGACCGTCTACTCCAATCCCCGCCAAGAGACTGGCATAGCTGGGCATCCAGCATACCAATTCTCTGCTAACACAGGCCCTGCACATTACATGACTGAAGGACACCTGACCATGAGGCAAGGGGCTGACAGAGAAGAGTCTCCCATGACAGGAGTTTGTGTGCAACAGAGTCCTGTAGCTAGCTCGTGA
- the Dyrk1a gene encoding dual specificity tyrosine-phosphorylation-regulated kinase 1A isoform X2 produces MHTGGETSACKPSSVRLAPSFSFHAAGLQMAGQMPHSHQYSDRRQPNLSDQQVSALSYSDQIQQPLTNQRRMPQTFRDPATAPLRKLSVDLIKTYKHINEVYYAKKKRRHQQGQGDDSSHKKERKVYNDGYDDDNYDYIVKNGEKWMDRYEIDSLIGKGSFGQVVKAYDRVEQEWVAIKIIKNKKAFLNQAQIEVRLLELMNKHDTEMKYYIVHLKRHFMFRNHLCLVFEMLSYNLYDLLRNTNFRGVSLNLTRKFAQQMCTALLFLATPELSIIHCDLKPENILLCNPKRSAIKIVDFGSSCQLGQRIYQYIQSRFYRSPEVLLGMPYDLAIDMWSLGCILVEMHTGEPLFSGANEVDQMNKIVEVLGIPPAHILDQAPKARKFFEKLPDGTWNLKKTKDGKREYKPPGTRKLHNILGVETGGPGGRRAGESGHTVADYLKFKDLILRMLDYDPKTRIQPYYALQHSFFKKTADEGTNTSNSVSTSPAMEQSQSSGTTSSTSSSSGGSSGTSNSGRARSDPTHQHRHSGGHFTAAVQAMDCETHSPQVRQQFPAPLGWSGTEAPTQVTVETRPVQETTFHVAPPQNALHHHHGNSSHHHHHHHHHHHHHGQQALGNRTRPRVYNSPTNSSSTQDSMEVGHSHHSMTSLSSSTTSSSTSSSSTGNQGNQAYQNRPVAANALDFGQNGAMDVNLTVYSNPRQETGIAGHPAYQFSANTGPAHYMTEGHLTMRQGADREESPMTGVCVQQSPVASS; encoded by the exons GAGGAGAGACTTCAGCATGCAAACCTTCATCTGTTCGGCTTGCACCGTCATTTTCATTCCATGCTGCTGGCCTTCAGATGGCTGGACAGATGCCCCATTCACACCAGTACAGTGACCGTCGCCAGCCAAATCTAAGTGACCAGCAGGTTTCTGCCTTATCGTATTCTGACCAGATTCAGCAACCTCTAACTAACCAG AGGCGGATGCCCCAAACCTTTCGTGATCCAGCAACTGCTCCTTTGAGAAAACTTTCTGTCGACTTGATCAAAACATATAAGCATATTAATGAG GTTTACTATGCAAAAAAGAAGCGAAGACACCAACAAGGCCAGGGAGACGATTCCAGTCACAAGAAGGAGCGGAAGGTTTACAACGATGGTTATGATGATGATAACTATGATTATATTGTAAAAAACGGAGAAAAATGGATGGATCGTTATGAAATTGACTCCTTGATAGGCAAAGGTTCATTTGGACAG GTCGTAAAAGCCTACGATCGAGTGGAACAAGAATGGGTTGCCATTAAAATCATAAAGAACAAGAAAGCGTTTCTGAATCAAGCCCAGATCGAAGTGCGGCTGCTTGAGCTCATGAACAAGCATGACACTGAAATGAAGTACTACATAG tgcATTTGAAACGCCACTTTATGTTTCGAAACcatctttgtttagtttttgaaatgCTGTCCTATAATCTGTATGATTTGCTGAGGAACACCAACTTCCGAGGGGTCTCTTTGAACCTAACACGAAAGTTTGCACAGCAGATGTGCACAGCACTGCTTTTCCTTGCGACTCCAGAACTTAGTATCATTCACTGTGACCTAAAGCCTGAGAACATCCTCCTGTGCAACCCCAAACGAAGTGCAATCAAGATCGTCGATTTTGGCAGCTCTTGTCAGTTGGGGCAGAGG atatACCAATATATTCAGAGTCGCTTTTACCGGTCTCCAGAGGTGCTACTGGGAATGCCTTATGACCTTGCTATTGACATGTGGTCCCTTGGATGTATCTTGGTTGAAATGCATACTGGAGAGCCTCTGTTCAGTGGTGCCAATGAG GTGGATCAGATGAATAAAATAGTGGAGGTCCTGGGCATCCCGCCTGCTCATATCCTCGACCAGGCACCCAAAGCAAGGAAGTTCTTTGAGAAGTTGCCCGATGGCACCTGGAACCTAAAGAAGACCAAAGATGGAAAACGG GAGTACAAACCACCAGGAACCCGGAAACTTCATAATATTCTtggagtagagacaggaggacctggCGGACGGCGTGCTGGGGAATCGGGTCATACAGTAGCTGACTACTTGAAGTTCAAAGACCTCATTTTAAGGATGCTTGATTATGACCCCAAAACTCGGATTCAACCGTATTATGCCCTGCAGCACAGTTTTTTCAAGAAAACAGCTGATGAAGGTACAAACACAAGTAACAGTGTGTCCACCAGCCCTGCGATGGAGCAGTCTCAGTCTTCAGGCACCACCTCCAGCACATCGTCCAGCTCAG GTGGATCCTCGGGAACGAGCAACAGTGGGAGAGCCAGGTCGGACCCTACGCACCAGCATCGGCACAGCGGTGGACACTTCACGGCTGCTGTCCAGGCCATGGACTGTGAGACACACAGCCCCCAG GTGCGTCAGCAGTTCCCGGCTCCCCTGGGCTGGTCAGGCACTGAAGCTCCTACCCAAGTCACTGTTGAAACTCGTCCTGTTCAAGAAACAACCTTTCATGTAGCCCCTCCGCAGAATGCACTGCatcatcaccatggaaacagttcccatcaccaccaccaccaccatcaccaccaccaccaccatggacAGCAAGCCTTGGGTAACCGGACCAGGCCAAGGGTCTACAATTCTCCAACAAATAGCTCCTCTACCCAGGATTCTATGGAGGTTGGCCACAGTCACCACTCCATGACATCCCTGTCTTCCTCAACGACTTCTTCCTCGACATCTTCCTCCTCTACTGGTAATCAAGGCAATCAAGCCTATCAGAACCGCCCAGTGGCTGCTAATGCCTTGGACTTTGGACAGAATGGAGCTATGGACGTTAACTTGACCGTCTACTCCAATCCCCGCCAAGAGACTGGCATAGCTGGGCATCCAGCATACCAATTCTCTGCTAACACAGGCCCTGCACATTACATGACTGAAGGACACCTGACCATGAGGCAAGGGGCTGACAGAGAAGAGTCTCCCATGACAGGAGTTTGTGTGCAACAGAGTCCTGTAGCTAGCTCGTGA